Genomic DNA from Nitrospirota bacterium:
GCCCCCGATGAGTCCGCCCTTGTCGGGGCCGAACGCCAGGCTATAGCCAACAAGAATCCAGAGGAGGCTGACCAGACAGAGAATGACGATACTCTGCATGATCGTTCCCAGGACGTTTTTGCTCCGAACAAGTCCTCCATAGAACAGCGCCAATCCCGGCATCGTCATCGCCAGCACCAGCGCCGTGGAGGTGAGGACCCAGGCCGTGTCCCCCGTATCGATCTTCAGCACAGGAGTTGCAGCGACAGCTTGCGCCGATGCGGCCGCTGTATCCTGCGCCGCGACAGACCCTGTGAAGCCCGCCAAGGTTCCCAGTATCACGACCGCGATGGTCAGACCTATGACACTGAGCGCCCCTTGGCGCCCATGCTTGCGAATGTCGATTCGTGCAGGGTCAATCACCATCGTCCTCCTTGTCTTCGGTCACCCGTTGCCTTACGAATAGGCCCGTTCATCATGTTGACTGAGATCGAGGCCCTTTCGCTCATCTTCTTCACTTACACGCAACCCGATCATTCCATCGACCAACTTCAGAATCACGAAGGTTCCGACAAATGCAAACAGGATCGAGATCAATACGGCCATCGCTTGGATACCCAACTGTGCCGGATTGCCATAAAACAGACCGTCTGCGCCTGCGGCATTGACCGCCTTCGACGCGAAGAGGCCGGTTGCCAGCGCACCCCAAACACCTCCGACTCCATGAATGCCGACCACATCGAGGGCGTCATCATAGCCCAACTTGGTCTTCCACAACACCGCTAAGTAACAGAGGACTCCCGCCACGAGCCCGATCACGATCGACGCTACCGGACCGACGAATCCGGAGGCCGGCGTGATCGCGACTAATCCTGCGACCGCGCCGCTCGCGGCACCCAGCACCGTCGGTTTGCCTCGATACATCCACTCAACGACCATCCAGGCCAAGGCCGCAGCGGCAGCCGCCGTATTGGTGACGACAAAGGCACTGACCGCTAACGCTCCGGAGGCCACGGCGCTGCCCGCGTTAAACCCGAACCACCCGAACCAGAGCAAGGAAGCCCCCAAGACCGTCATCGGCAAATTATGCGGGACCATATGCTCCCTGCCGTAACCCAACCGCTTCTTCAGCACGAGGGCACAGGCCAAGGCTGCAGCTCCGGAACTGATGTGGACAACTGTTCCACCGGCGAAGTCCAAGGCTCCAAGGTTTCGGACCCAGCCCCCGACCGCCCACACCCAATGGGCCAAGGGATCGTAGATGAAGGTGGCCCACAGCAGGACAAACACCAGAAAGGCGCTGAACTTCATCCGTTCGGCCACCGCCCCCGTGATAAGCGCGGGCGTGATGACCGCAAACATCATCTGAAAAATCATGAAGGCTTGATGCGGGATCGTCGCCGCATAATCGGAGTTGGGCTCCAGCCCAACTCCGTTGAGCCCAACCCATTCGAGCCCACCGATCAGGTGCCCTTTATCCGGCCCGAAGGCCAAACTGTAGCCCCACAAGACCCACTGGATGCTGATCAGACAGAGGATCACAAAACTCTGCATGATCGTTCCCAGTGCATTTTTCGAACGCACCATGCCTCCATAAAACAGCGCGAGGCCCGGCGCCGTCATCGCGAGCACCAGCGCCGTGGAGACCAAGACCCAGGTGGTGTCTCCGGTATCGATCTTCGGCGCGGCTGGCACGGCCGCCGCTTCCGGAGCTGCGACAACCGGAGCCGTGGGAGGCGGCGCCCCCGCGTCTTGTGCATAGAGACCCGTCGTCCCCACCAAGATGGCGCAGGCTAGGACGGGAAGCATCGATGTCATGATACGAAGATATCGGTTCATGATGAGTTCCTTTCCTCTCCTGTTTAGAACAGGTAAATGACTTGGAATGACAGGGTTTCTTGGTTATTCGTCCGATCATTGCCGTTGAGAAACACACTCTTATTCGACTTGTCATACCGGAACTCCGTCCTCGCAATCAGCGACGGGAAGGGTTTGTACTGCATCGTAAATGTCGTGTCCCAGAGGGTTTGATCGATCCCGCCGCCGCCGACAAGGCCACCGGTCCCCGAGGGCTGAGCCGCACAGGTATTCCATCCACCTGGAACACCGGTAAAGCCCCCGACCGTCCCCGCCACAGATCCCGTACAGGTTCGCGCACCGCCGGCATCCTCGAAGATCTCGCCTCTGATCCTGGCACTCCATTGGTCATCGAAGTCGTGGATCAAATAGGCTCCCAACCCATTCCACCGGGCATTTTTCCCCGCTTGCCCGGCGACCAGATTCGCGTTCGCCTCATTGGCATAATACGGTTCCAGAATAATCGTATCTTGACTCGTCGCCTTGAGCGTAATGATCGAGCCTGCGACCGTTCGCTTCGCACTCGCGTTGGCTCCCACTCCCCCAGCAACAACACCGCCCGCAGTATTGGATTGCTCCGGTCCGACAGACCCGTAGAAACTCACCCCAACCCGCTCGTGCGGAGTCAGCGCGACGAGCCACTCGACGGTCTTGCCCTTGTTGTTATCGTCGATATTGTCCCACCCATTGACCACGCCAACCGATGCCGTGACCAACGGATTGAACGTATAGGTGAACCGAATCCCGGTCGTCGTGAACGCTTGCCCCAGTCCGAACATGAAGGTACGGGAGAAATTCGGGTTCTCGAAACTGTTGATGACCTCATAGCCGATCAAGGTATTCATCTTTCCTGCTTGAACCTTCAGGCCGTTGCCAACCGGGAGAATATACTCCGCGTACAACTCTTGAAAATCCATTTCATCGCTGGCCACGCCCGGTTGATAGTTAGTCCGGGCGCGCGTCACACGGGCATCGGACCCAAAATTCAGGCGCGCTCGAAAACCCGCCCGATCCATGCCGCTGCCGCCCGCATCTGCCGGTCGCTCCAACATGATTTGGGCCAGGTGCGGCATGAACGAACTGGCGTTCGTGTCGAAGACGTGGAGTTGATTGAGGTTGGTACTTGGATTGTTGAAGTTGTGAGTATAGGCCACATCCAGGAACCCGGAGGCCTTAAAGCCCAAGGTCTTCCAGAGAGAGGGCGCATCCGACTTCTTCTCCAGCGCCTCCAACCGCTCCTGCACCGTCGGCGTTGGCGGCGGCGGGGCCACTTGGGCCGATACAGAATTGCTGCCGAGCAGCGAGACCAGCGCACACATTCCTACTCCAATAAGATTCCGTACTGACATGCTGACTCCTTCCTCGTCTGATTTGGTGATTTCATTGCTCACTTTCCCAAACGCTCTCACCCCGACGACGTCGTCGCCACGCACGCCATTGTGCGCAACCTCCAGCCCCTCCAGGCCCATTCGATTCTCAGCTCCACATCGATCCCCACCGGCCAACATATACGTCTCGTTTCTCATAGTCCCTGCCACTCCGCCTGCTCGCATGCAGCCAAAAAAAAACGCCCTCTAGCCCGTTGGGGCCGGAGGACGCCATTGTCCATGCCGTACTATCTTGAGGCCGGTGGGAAACGCCATTGTTCCCCTGTCCGATGGGGACTCTTGTAACATGCTCCCGGAAAATCTGTCAACGCCTTTGCACGTCTTATACGAAAGAGGGGAATGGCGAATCTCCCGAAACTGGCACCCTCAGTGGACGACCGCACGCCCTCTCCAACCTGGCGATGGTCAGCCATCTATGCTAGATTTGTCCATCTATGGCTCTCTCATCCCCCTCTTCGAGACTCAGTTGCCTTCCCAAGACATTGTTATTACTCGCGCTAGCCTGCTTGAGCAGCACAGCCTGTAGCGCAACCAGCCAGACAGGTCGAGTTCTTTCTGAGGATCCCCGAGGAACCGTATCCCTTCAGGCGCTATCCGATCGGTCGATTCAGGCCAGTCACCCGATCCATCTGGAGCCAGCCCTCATCGCCAAAATCTTGAGCGGAATGCAGGTCCAGGAACAGCAGAGAGGACTCCAAGACCTACTGGCAGGATCGGCTTCTCCTGTCCCGGTTTTTTCGCCGGAAGAAGTTCAGTTCCTCACTCCTAGAATTGCCAAAGCCTTGACCACTGCGGGAACGGGAGAGGCCGTGTCATTTCAGGTCACAAGTCCTCGCCAAGGCATGGGGCGATTGGAGCACTCCGTTACAGAGACGACAGCCGGCTCTCTCTATGCCTATGGCCTCTCGCTCTATGTGACAATCTCGCAATACCGATATGCACCAGGCCAGCCTCACATCAACGACCCAGCCCACCGGCGCCTACCAGATCCCTCTGGCCTCTCGAACCGAGCCCTGCTCTTCACACCGAGCGCGGCCCAACGGTCTGATAGTTTTTCCCGCCCAACAGGGGGAAGCTCATCCGACAGGTTTCTCGCCATCGATTATCAACTGCTGCAACATACATCGCCACCAATGGCAGCTATTGAACAAACTGTGCCTTTGGTCCAACAAGAAGCTATGTCGAATCGAGAGTCCCTCGCAGGAGCCAAACGATCGGAGAGCCAGTCGGACGCTCTCGCTCAGCGCGAAGCAGAGATCCATACGTTGAAGGATCTCGTCATCAAGAAAGACTTGGAGTTGGAAGTT
This window encodes:
- a CDS encoding outer membrane beta-barrel protein, producing MRNETYMLAGGDRCGAENRMGLEGLEVAHNGVRGDDVVGVRAFGKVSNEITKSDEEGVSMSVRNLIGVGMCALVSLLGSNSVSAQVAPPPPTPTVQERLEALEKKSDAPSLWKTLGFKASGFLDVAYTHNFNNPSTNLNQLHVFDTNASSFMPHLAQIMLERPADAGGSGMDRAGFRARLNFGSDARVTRARTNYQPGVASDEMDFQELYAEYILPVGNGLKVQAGKMNTLIGYEVINSFENPNFSRTFMFGLGQAFTTTGIRFTYTFNPLVTASVGVVNGWDNIDDNNKGKTVEWLVALTPHERVGVSFYGSVGPEQSNTAGGVVAGGVGANASAKRTVAGSIITLKATSQDTIILEPYYANEANANLVAGQAGKNARWNGLGAYLIHDFDDQWSARIRGEIFEDAGGARTCTGSVAGTVGGFTGVPGGWNTCAAQPSGTGGLVGGGGIDQTLWDTTFTMQYKPFPSLIARTEFRYDKSNKSVFLNGNDRTNNQETLSFQVIYLF
- a CDS encoding ammonium transporter; the protein is MNRYLRIMTSMLPVLACAILVGTTGLYAQDAGAPPPTAPVVAAPEAAAVPAAPKIDTGDTTWVLVSTALVLAMTAPGLALFYGGMVRSKNALGTIMQSFVILCLISIQWVLWGYSLAFGPDKGHLIGGLEWVGLNGVGLEPNSDYAATIPHQAFMIFQMMFAVITPALITGAVAERMKFSAFLVFVLLWATFIYDPLAHWVWAVGGWVRNLGALDFAGGTVVHISSGAAALACALVLKKRLGYGREHMVPHNLPMTVLGASLLWFGWFGFNAGSAVASGALAVSAFVVTNTAAAAAALAWMVVEWMYRGKPTVLGAASGAVAGLVAITPASGFVGPVASIVIGLVAGVLCYLAVLWKTKLGYDDALDVVGIHGVGGVWGALATGLFASKAVNAAGADGLFYGNPAQLGIQAMAVLISILFAFVGTFVILKLVDGMIGLRVSEEDERKGLDLSQHDERAYS